In Candida orthopsilosis Co 90-125, chromosome 4 draft sequence, a single genomic region encodes these proteins:
- a CDS encoding Rbr2 cell wall protein, translating into MKLSLTLLASLATFILSARAADQSDVQFLTALVGDYQDHRTDYIKFFGTADDVPGVLSTLATQVLTYTDTSYTTLLDNNDLNIGQLESYATNIPWYTRIEAAAGGSGGSGGSSGSSSSGDESNDSTSQSNGSTASSTSASEDTGEPSVASTTSYDPQNTVDSSKAAVAAAKSASKAEAATQSGLAPGVVAPFGAVIGGLIVALF; encoded by the coding sequence GCATCACTTGCTACTTTCATATTATCTGCCCGTGCCGCAGATCAATCGGACGTTCAATTTTTAACCGCTTTGGTTGGGGATTATCAAGATCATAGAACTGATTATATAAAGTTTTTCGGAACTGCTGATGATGTTCCTGGAGTATTATCAACTTTAGCTACGCAAGTATTGACATACACCGATACTTCCTACACAACTTTGCTCGACAATAATGATTTGAACATTGGCCAGTTGGAGAGCTATGCTACAAATATACCCTGGTACACAAGAATAGAAGCAGCTGCTGGCGGCAGTGGGGGATCAGGGGGATCAAGCGGTTCAAGCTCATCAGGTGATGAAAGTAATGATAGTACGTCACAGTCAAATGGAAGTACTGCCTCAAGCACATCAGCATCTGAAGATACAGGTGAGCCTTCAGTTGCTTCAACGACATCATATGATCCCCAAAATACCGTTGATTCTTCTAAGGCAGCAGTTGCGGCCGCAAAGTCGGCTTCTAAAGCAGAAGCAGCAACCCAATCGGGGTTGGCACCCGGGGTAGTTGCCCCTTTCGGCGCTGTGATTGGAGGATTAATTGTTGCTCTTTTTTAA